CGGCGCTGCTGGCGCACACCTGGCCGGGCAACGTGCGCGAGCTGGAGCACCTGCTCGGCCGCGCCGCGCTCAAGGCCCTGGCGCGCCAGGCGCAGCGCCCGCGCATCCTCAGCCTGGAGGCCCAGGACCTCGACCTGGCGCCGGCCGCACCGATCCAGCAGGCGCCGGCGCCAGCCGTGGCGGAAAGCGCCGCGCAGCCGCTGCGCCCGGCGCTGGAGGCCTACCAGCGCCAGCTGATCCAGGCGGCGCTCAGGCGCAATGCCGACAACTGGGCAGCCGCCGCCCGCGAACTGGGCCTGGACCGCGCCAACCTGCACCGCCTGGCCGTGCGCCTGGGCTTGAAGTAGAGCGGGTGAGTCCCGCTCAGCCGAAGAACCAGTAGCACACGCCGATGGCCGCCAGCACCCCGGCCAGGTCGGCCACCAGCGCACAGCCCACCGCATGCCGGGCACGCTGGATGCCGACCGCGCCGAAGTACACGGCCAGCACGTAGAAGGTGGTCTCGGTGCTGCCCTGGATGGTCGCCGCCACCAGCGCCGGGAAGCTGTCCACGCCGTGGGTCTGCATGGTCTCGATCAGCATGGCGCGCGCCGCGCTGCCGGAGAACGGCTTGACCAGCGCGGTGGGCAGGGCGTCGACGAAGCGGGTGTCCCAGCCGGCCCACTCGATCAGCGTACGGATACCGTCCAGGCCGAAGTCGAGGGCGCCGGAGGCGCGCAGCACGCCGATGGCGCAGAGCATGGCGACCAGGTACGGCAGCAGGCTCTTGGCCACGTCGAAGCCTTCCTTGGCGCCGTCGACGAAGGTTTCATAGACCGGCACCTTGCGCAGCCAGCCGACCAGCACGAAGAGGAAGATCAGGCCGAACAGGGTCAGGTTGCCGAGCAGCGACGACAGCTCCTTCAGCGCCACCGCGCTGAGGCCCGCCAGCAGCGCCATGAAAGCGCCCAGCAACAAGGCGCCGGGAATCAGGTAGGCCAGCACCACCGGGTCCCACAGGCGCAGGCGCTGCATCAGCGCCACCGACAGCAGGCCGGCCAGGGTCGAGGCGCTGGTGGCCAGCAGGATCGGCAGGAACACCAGGGTCGGGTCCTCGGCGCCCTGCTGCACGCGGTACATGAAGATCGACACCGGCAGCAGGGTCAGCGACGAGGCGTTGAGCACCAGGAATAGGATCTGCGCGTTGCTCGCCACCGTGGCACTGGGGTTGAGCTCCTGCAGCGCCTTCATCGCCCTGAGGCCGATGGGCGTGGCGGCGTTGTCCAGGCCCAGGCCGTTGGCGGCGAAGTTGAGGGTGATCAGGCCGAGCGCCGGGTGGCCGCGCGGCACCTCCGGCATCAGCCGGGCGAACAGCGGGCCGAGGGCACGGCCGAGCAGATCGACCAGCCCGGCCTTCTCGGCGATGCGCAGAAAGCCCAGCCACAGGGTCAGGGTGCCGAACAGCACCACCATCAGCTCGACCGAGACCTTGGCCATGGCGAACAGGCTCTCGACCATGGCCGCCCATACCGTGACGTCGCCGCCGATCCAACGCAGCGTGGCGGCCAGCGCGGCCACCACGAAGAATCCCAGCCACAGGCCGTTGAGCATGGTCAGTCCCCCGAACGATGGCGGCGATGATAGCCGGCGCCAGGCGCTTCACCAAACTGCAAGGCGTACCTGCCAGCCTGGGATAAGCGTCTAGAGTTAAAGCGTTTATCAATCCCTTAGGAGTGCAAGGATGAAATCCACCCTGATGCTGTCCCTCGGCCTCGCCGCCGGCCTGCTGCTGGCCGGCTGCGCCAGCAAGACCACCCAGCCCTCGCAGTATTCCGGCTTCCTCGGCGACTACTCGCAGCTACAGCCGGCCACCTCGGCCAGCGGCGCGCCGGTGCTGCGCTGGGTTTCGCCGGACTACAAGGCGAGCAACTACGGCTCGGTTTACATCGAGAAGCCGGTGTTCTATCCCGCGCCGACCCCCAGCGCCCAGGTCAGCCAGGCCACCCTCGACCAGGTCGCCAATTACCTGCACCAGTCCATGCGCCGCGAGCTGCAGAGCCGCATGACCGTGGTCGACCAGCCCAATGCGGACAGCCTGGTGCTGCGCAGCGCGATCACCGCGGTCAGCGTCTCCACCGAAGGCCTCAAGCCCTACGAGGTGATCCCCATCGCCCTGGTGCTGGCCGCCGCCAACACCGCCGCCGGCACCCGCGACAAGAACACCGAGATCTACGTCGAGCTGGAGGCGCTGGACGCGCGCACCAGTCAGCCGATGGTGCGGGTGGTACGCAAGGGCCACGGCCTGGAGCTGGAGAACGACAGCGAACAGCTGTCGCTGAACACCCTCAAGCCGGCGCTGGACGTCTGGGCCCGCGACGCCCGCGCCTTCCAGCCCTGACCGGTGCGCCGCGCGGGCGGCGGGCCCGCGCGGCAAACTCCGGTAACAAGCCGGGCGGGAACCCGGCGCAAGGTGGAGCACTCTGTTGGCGATCCGCCACTATCGAGTAGTACCCCATGTCGCTTGCCGCCCTGGCTCCCGATACGTCCTCCCATCGCCTGCCCTGGTCCCTCGCCCTGCCGCGCCTGCTCCTGCTGAGCACCCTGAGCGCCGGCCTGCTGATGGCCGACGACTTCATCCAGCAACTCTTCACCAGCGCCAACCAGGCCGAGCTCGAAGCGCGCTTCGTGGTGGTGGTCTGGCTGTTCGCCCTGGGCCTGTGGCTGTGCGGCATGCCGCGCCTGGTGGCGAGCCTGCTGGTGCTGCTGGCCGGCATGCAGCTGATCCAGCTCAGCCATGTGTCGTTCTTCGGCGAGCCGCTGGCGGCGCCGGACATCGTCAGCCTGTTCGCCGACTTTGCCGAGGTGCGCGAGACCGGCTGGGCCAGCTTCGCCGACCACTGGCACGTGCTGCCCACGGTGCTGCTGCCCTACGGCCTGCTGCTGGCCCTGCACCTGTGGCTGCCGCGGCGCCTGCGTCTGCCGCAGAGTCGCTGGGCCCTGCTGATCATCGTCCTGGTGCTGGCGGCCAAGCCCTGGCGCGCCACCTACCGCGACTACAGCTCCTTCCTCCCAGGGCCGACCCGCAGCGGCCTGCACAACAGCTTCAATGCCTTCGCCTTCTATGGTGTGCGCCTGGCCTTCCGCCCGGCCGAGGCGCTGCCCAGGGCGCCGTTCGTGCCCTACCGGGTCACCCCGGTGGCCAGCGGCGCCAAGCACGTCTGGGTGGTGGTGGCCGACTCGCTGCGCACCGACCGCCTCGGCCTGTTCGGCCACACGCGCGACACCACCCCGACCCTCAGCCGCCTGCACGCCGAGGGTGCGCTGCTGGCGCGACCGGGCATCGCCTCCGGGGTGGCCACGGCGGTCAGCCTGCCGATGCTGCTCAACCTGATCCGCGAACCCGGCCAGCCCGAGCTGCTGCGCCAGCAGCCGCACAACCTGTTCGCCCTGGCCCGCGCCAGCGGCTTCCGCACCCACTGGCTGTCGGCCCAGGAATCCAAGCTGCTCAGCCACCTGGGCAGCCGCCACCTGGACGTCAGCATCACCCGCGAGGACCACCCGCTGCTGTTCCTCAAGCGCCACGACCACGCCCTGGTCGACCTGCTCGGCGAGCAGCGCTGGGGCGAGCGCAATTTCGCGGTGATCAACCTGCGCACCGCGCACCTGCCTTATGAGGAGAACTACGACCAGCACAACGAGCCGCTGCCGAGCTGGCCGGTCGACCCGGCGCTGCCGCGCGAGGAACGCCAGCGCAACGCCTACGACAACGCCATCGGCTACCTGGATGACGTGCTCGCCGAGGTCATCGCCCGCTTCGACCAGCTGCAGGGCGAGCGCTACCTGCTGATCACCGGCGACCACGGCCAGCTGCTGGGCGAAGGCGGGCGCTGGGGCCACAACGACCTGCTGCCGCAGGTCGCCGAGGTGCCGGTGATGGTGCTGGCGCGCGAAGCGCCGGAGACGGCGCTGGAGTCGCTGCGCCAGGAGCAGTGGATCAGCCACCACGAGGCCGGGCTGTGGCTGGCCGAGCGCCTCGGCCAGCGGGTGGAGAATCCCAACCGGGTCGCCGGCGAGCACTTCGTGCAGGGCAAGCAGCTGTTCGGCGACAACATGATCCAGCGCGTACGGGAAACGCCCGCGGGCCTGGTGTTCGACGAGCCGCGCCTGCTCAGCCGCTGGCTGCGGGATCTGGGGGAGGCGCCATCCACGCCCTGAATGGCGCTTGCGATCGACCCCGCCGGTAGCGGAGGCTGGGCAGCAAACCGATCAGGAGTCTGCCATGCCCAGCCTCAACCCCAGTCGCGAACAGTTGGCCGCCTTTGCCGAGCAGATGCCGGACGATGCACCGATCCTGATGCTCAACCTGCTGCGCTATCGCGAGGCGGCCGACTACCCGGCCGACAGCGAGCACGCCCCCTGCAGCGGACGCGAGGCCTATCGGCGCTACAGCCGCACGGCTCTGGCCAAGGTGCAGGGCGTGGGCGGCAGGGTCGAGCTGCTGGCGGCCGCGCAGGTGGCGCTGATCGCCCCCGCGGGCGAACAGTGGGACGAGCTGCTGCTGGTGCGCTATCCGTCCAAGGCGGCCTTCCTCGGCATGCTCGCCGATCCCGAATACCACGCCGCCACCGTCCACCGCACGGCGGCCCTGGCCGATTCGCGGCTGATCGGCTGCCTGCCGCCGGGTTGACTCAGGCGCCCCGCTGACGCTCCACCAGGTGGCGAAACTGGCGGGCGGTCAGCGGCTTGGCGAACAGCCAGCCCTGCCCGCAGTGGGCGCCCTGCTCGGCGAGGAACAGGGCCTGGGCCTCGTGCTCGATTCCCTCGGCCACCACCTTCAGGCTCAGCTCGTGGGCCATGCGGATGATGTGCGGCGCCACCCCGCTGCTGGCGGCGTCGTGGCCGAGGGCATCGACGAACGACTTGTCGATCTTCAGCACGTCGGCCGGCAGCTCCTGCAGGTAGGCCAGGCTGGAATAGCCGGTGCCGAAGTCGTCGATCAGCACCCGGTGGCCGTTCTCGCGCAGCTGCGCCAGCACGCCCTTGGCCGCCTGGATGTCGGCCAGGCCGGACTCGGTGACCTCGAAGGCGATCTGCCCGGCGCCGACCCGGTATTGCAGCAGCAGGCGGCTGGCCAGCTCGCCGATGCGCGGCTCGGCGACGTCGCAGGCGGCCAGGTTGATCGACACGTACAGGCCCGGGTGCGCGCGCAGGAAATCGCCGAGCTGGGTCAGCACCTGCTCCAGCACGTAGTCGGTGATCTCGCGGATCTGCCCGCTGCTCTCGGCCATGGGGATGAAGTGGTCGGGGCCGAGCAGCTTGCCGTCGGCGCGACGCCAGCGCACCAGGGCCTCGGCGCCGACGCAGCGGCGGCTGGCCAGGTCGAAGATCGGCTGGTAGCGCACGCGCAGCGCGCGGCGGCGCAGGGCGGCCGGCAGCGAGCCGCCGAGGGACTGGCGATAGCGCACCTGGTAGAAGGTCAGCACGGCCGCCAGCAGGGCCAGCAGCACCGCCACCGGCAGCCAGCCCAGCAGCCCCTGGCGCAGGCGCTGCTGCAGGGCGCTGCGGTCGGCGAACAGCACCAGATCGAAGTCCGGGCTGCGCGTGGGCATGCGATAGATCAGCTGGCGGGCGCTGAGCAGCAGGGGCTCGTCCGCCGGCCAGCCGCCGGCTGGTGGCCAGTCCTGGGCCGCGCCCAGCACCGGCAGGGCCCGGTCACTGGCCCGCGCCACGATCAGCAGGCTGCCGCCGGCGGGTAGCTCGACCATGTCGGCGAGGTGGCCACGGGAGGTGGACAGGCGGAAATAGCCGCGCCCCACCACCAGGGCGGCCAGGTCGTCATCGGGTTGCGTCGAGGTGTTCAGCCAGTAGCGCTGCCGCCGTCCTTCGATATCCGGCGGGCGCTCCGGGCCCAGGGAGCTGCGCCGCGGCGAGGAGGAGCAGCGCTGGTCGCCACCGATGAAGGCCGCCTCGTAGACGAAGCGGTGCTGGAACACCACCCGCCGCAGGGTCTCCACCATGGCCAGGTCGCAGCCGCGCAGGGGCTGCTGTTCCAGTTCGTCGAGGGCATCGCCGAGCTGGCCGAAGACCTGCTCGATGCGTTGCAGAAAGCGCTGGCCCTGGGCCTGCAGGCGTTCGCTCTCGGCCTGCTGGGCCTGGCGGTTGGCCAGCCACAGCCCCAGCGCACCAAACAGCAGGGCGGCGAGCAGGCCGACCAGCAGGGCCGCCGGCCAGGGGCGGAACAGGGCGCGGCGCAGCCGCGGCAACCGGGGCGACATGGGCCGGACTCCAGACTGGGGTCCCTCAGGTATAGCCCACTCAGGACGACTGGTTGAGCACCTGCAGAATGGCCGCGCTCTCGGCATCCGGCTCGCCGTCGTAGCGCGCCGGGCGGTACTTCATCTGGAATGCCGCCAGCACGTTGCGCGTGGCCTGGTCCAGTTCGCCGCTCTGCGGCGTCGGGTAGCCGAGCTGCTCGAGCTGGCGCTGGAACCAGGCGATATCCGGCAGGGCGGTGGCGAAGCGGGCCCGCTCGCGGGCCACCGCGGCGGCCTGCGGCCAGCGGATCAGCCCGGCTTCGGCCAGGCGCTGCCAGGGGAACAGCGGGCCCGGGTCGACCTTGCGCTGCGGGGCGATGTCGCTGTGGCCGATGATGCTGTCGATCGGCAGGTCATGGCGCTTGACCAGGTCCTGCAGCAGGGTGATCAGCGCCTGGATCTGCGCCTCGCCGTAGGGTTGCCAGTAGCGCCCGGCGGGGCCGTCGTAATAGCCCTGGTTGACCAGCTCGATGCCGATGGTGCTGGCGTTCAGCCAGGTCCGCCCCTGCCACTCGCTTTCCCCGGCATGCCAGGCTCGGCGGTTCTCGTCGACCAGGCGGTAGACCCTGGCCGAGCCGTCGGCGATCAGGTAGTGGGCGCTGACCTCGCCCTGGGTGAGCAGGGCCAGGGAGTGTTGCAGGTCGGTGGAGGTGTAGTGCAGCACGATGTACTGCACCCGGCTGCTCTGCCCGCGGGAGCTGAAGCTGTCGTCGATGCGCGGGCCGCCGGCGCAGCCGGCGAGCAACAGGGTGGAAAGGAGAAGGGCGGCGAATCTCATGGGTTCGGGACACGGCGGATCGGAGGCGCAGTGTAACCCCGCTGCAGCCGTGTCGCGAACCGCCTCAGGGGGCGATGTGGAAGACGCTCTGCAGGTTGTCCAGCAGCATGTCGACGCTGAGCATGATCAGCAGCATGCCGGTCAGCCGCTCCACCGCGGTGAGGCCGCGCTGGCCGAGGAACTTCTGCAGCCAGGAGGCCTGCAGCAGGATGCTGGCGGTGGCCAGCCAGG
This DNA window, taken from Pseudomonas alcaligenes, encodes the following:
- a CDS encoding nucleoside recognition domain-containing protein → MLNGLWLGFFVVAALAATLRWIGGDVTVWAAMVESLFAMAKVSVELMVVLFGTLTLWLGFLRIAEKAGLVDLLGRALGPLFARLMPEVPRGHPALGLITLNFAANGLGLDNAATPIGLRAMKALQELNPSATVASNAQILFLVLNASSLTLLPVSIFMYRVQQGAEDPTLVFLPILLATSASTLAGLLSVALMQRLRLWDPVVLAYLIPGALLLGAFMALLAGLSAVALKELSSLLGNLTLFGLIFLFVLVGWLRKVPVYETFVDGAKEGFDVAKSLLPYLVAMLCAIGVLRASGALDFGLDGIRTLIEWAGWDTRFVDALPTALVKPFSGSAARAMLIETMQTHGVDSFPALVAATIQGSTETTFYVLAVYFGAVGIQRARHAVGCALVADLAGVLAAIGVCYWFFG
- a CDS encoding DUF3313 domain-containing protein, with amino-acid sequence MKSTLMLSLGLAAGLLLAGCASKTTQPSQYSGFLGDYSQLQPATSASGAPVLRWVSPDYKASNYGSVYIEKPVFYPAPTPSAQVSQATLDQVANYLHQSMRRELQSRMTVVDQPNADSLVLRSAITAVSVSTEGLKPYEVIPIALVLAAANTAAGTRDKNTEIYVELEALDARTSQPMVRVVRKGHGLELENDSEQLSLNTLKPALDVWARDARAFQP
- a CDS encoding sulfatase-like hydrolase/transferase, translated to MSLAALAPDTSSHRLPWSLALPRLLLLSTLSAGLLMADDFIQQLFTSANQAELEARFVVVVWLFALGLWLCGMPRLVASLLVLLAGMQLIQLSHVSFFGEPLAAPDIVSLFADFAEVRETGWASFADHWHVLPTVLLPYGLLLALHLWLPRRLRLPQSRWALLIIVLVLAAKPWRATYRDYSSFLPGPTRSGLHNSFNAFAFYGVRLAFRPAEALPRAPFVPYRVTPVASGAKHVWVVVADSLRTDRLGLFGHTRDTTPTLSRLHAEGALLARPGIASGVATAVSLPMLLNLIREPGQPELLRQQPHNLFALARASGFRTHWLSAQESKLLSHLGSRHLDVSITREDHPLLFLKRHDHALVDLLGEQRWGERNFAVINLRTAHLPYEENYDQHNEPLPSWPVDPALPREERQRNAYDNAIGYLDDVLAEVIARFDQLQGERYLLITGDHGQLLGEGGRWGHNDLLPQVAEVPVMVLAREAPETALESLRQEQWISHHEAGLWLAERLGQRVENPNRVAGEHFVQGKQLFGDNMIQRVRETPAGLVFDEPRLLSRWLRDLGEAPSTP
- a CDS encoding DUF1330 domain-containing protein, coding for MPSLNPSREQLAAFAEQMPDDAPILMLNLLRYREAADYPADSEHAPCSGREAYRRYSRTALAKVQGVGGRVELLAAAQVALIAPAGEQWDELLLVRYPSKAAFLGMLADPEYHAATVHRTAALADSRLIGCLPPG
- a CDS encoding EAL domain-containing protein translates to MSPRLPRLRRALFRPWPAALLVGLLAALLFGALGLWLANRQAQQAESERLQAQGQRFLQRIEQVFGQLGDALDELEQQPLRGCDLAMVETLRRVVFQHRFVYEAAFIGGDQRCSSSPRRSSLGPERPPDIEGRRQRYWLNTSTQPDDDLAALVVGRGYFRLSTSRGHLADMVELPAGGSLLIVARASDRALPVLGAAQDWPPAGGWPADEPLLLSARQLIYRMPTRSPDFDLVLFADRSALQQRLRQGLLGWLPVAVLLALLAAVLTFYQVRYRQSLGGSLPAALRRRALRVRYQPIFDLASRRCVGAEALVRWRRADGKLLGPDHFIPMAESSGQIREITDYVLEQVLTQLGDFLRAHPGLYVSINLAACDVAEPRIGELASRLLLQYRVGAGQIAFEVTESGLADIQAAKGVLAQLRENGHRVLIDDFGTGYSSLAYLQELPADVLKIDKSFVDALGHDAASSGVAPHIIRMAHELSLKVVAEGIEHEAQALFLAEQGAHCGQGWLFAKPLTARQFRHLVERQRGA
- a CDS encoding N-acetylmuramoyl-L-alanine amidase, yielding MRFAALLLSTLLLAGCAGGPRIDDSFSSRGQSSRVQYIVLHYTSTDLQHSLALLTQGEVSAHYLIADGSARVYRLVDENRRAWHAGESEWQGRTWLNASTIGIELVNQGYYDGPAGRYWQPYGEAQIQALITLLQDLVKRHDLPIDSIIGHSDIAPQRKVDPGPLFPWQRLAEAGLIRWPQAAAVARERARFATALPDIAWFQRQLEQLGYPTPQSGELDQATRNVLAAFQMKYRPARYDGEPDAESAAILQVLNQSS